A portion of the Leptospira noumeaensis genome contains these proteins:
- a CDS encoding Crp/Fnr family transcriptional regulator: MKVLLPKVFGSSEIRQFFMTHGKTIQLKKKEIFAKKGIPSYSVGLVVSGGFKLIYKHGKKEWIKSFIFEDGLLGSLPSIFENQPIPYSIIAIEPSEVIVLTANEFKSKMEKENGYQNFLIQFLSKLYLKKEERVADFLLLEPEKRYKKFIQEYYFVLDRISQIDQAAYLGITNVALSRIKKRIFLGNP, encoded by the coding sequence ATGAAAGTTTTGTTACCCAAAGTATTTGGATCCTCTGAAATCCGTCAGTTTTTTATGACCCACGGCAAGACCATCCAACTAAAGAAAAAAGAAATTTTTGCAAAGAAGGGAATTCCTTCCTATAGCGTGGGTTTGGTTGTTTCAGGAGGATTCAAACTCATTTACAAACATGGGAAAAAAGAATGGATCAAATCCTTTATCTTCGAAGATGGACTTCTGGGAAGTTTACCAAGTATCTTTGAAAACCAACCCATTCCCTATTCCATCATTGCGATTGAACCGAGTGAAGTGATTGTTTTAACAGCAAACGAATTCAAATCAAAAATGGAAAAAGAAAACGGTTATCAAAATTTTCTCATTCAATTTCTTTCGAAATTGTATTTAAAAAAAGAAGAACGGGTAGCCGATTTTTTACTCCTGGAACCTGAAAAAAGATACAAAAAGTTCATTCAAGAATATTATTTTGTTTTAGATCGAATTTCCCAAATAGACCAAGCTGCCTATTTGGGAATCACAAACGTGGCTCTCAGCCGAATCAAAAAGAGGATTTTTTTAGGGAATCCTTAA
- a CDS encoding type 1 glutamine amidotransferase domain-containing protein translates to MRAITMQNQTWNQNQFIFFSNQFLKRFQPNLSKLFRGIVFSMALIISMVVNHSSIFPNSEPKPKVLIVMSAANTLLLDENHKHPTGVFLNELYHPAIRLNQSGFDLEFATPNGKKVTLDPESLKDKYWNSKEEKEEAIRFLNSLNSFQKPISLELAIQKNQSYVGLLIPGGQGLMTDLLYDTNLTILLSTFQKQEKTIGLVCHAPALLITLPSGPNGDGFLFHGYRVNSVTKIEEWFIETFVMKGKPKVRKISDLLKERGMLYESSIFPASGYAIRDRNLVTSQNPFSGEEFTKLYLDALKDSLKKSSF, encoded by the coding sequence ATGAGAGCCATCACCATGCAAAACCAAACTTGGAACCAAAACCAATTTATTTTTTTCTCCAACCAGTTTTTAAAACGATTCCAACCTAACCTTTCTAAGTTATTTAGAGGGATCGTATTTTCAATGGCATTGATTATTTCTATGGTAGTAAACCATTCGTCCATCTTTCCAAACTCAGAACCAAAACCAAAAGTTTTAATCGTTATGAGTGCCGCCAATACACTTTTGTTAGATGAAAATCATAAACACCCCACTGGAGTGTTCTTAAACGAACTTTACCATCCTGCCATTCGTTTGAACCAATCAGGTTTTGATTTAGAGTTTGCCACACCCAATGGCAAAAAGGTTACACTTGATCCAGAAAGTTTAAAAGATAAATACTGGAATTCGAAAGAAGAAAAAGAAGAAGCCATTCGTTTTTTAAATTCACTCAATTCCTTTCAAAAACCAATCTCACTCGAACTTGCCATCCAAAAGAATCAAAGTTATGTAGGTTTACTCATACCTGGTGGACAGGGGCTTATGACTGACTTGTTGTATGATACAAATCTTACCATTTTACTTTCCACATTTCAAAAACAGGAAAAAACAATCGGTTTGGTCTGCCATGCACCAGCTTTATTAATCACACTTCCATCTGGCCCCAATGGAGACGGATTTTTATTTCATGGTTATCGTGTGAATTCTGTTACCAAAATAGAAGAATGGTTTATCGAAACCTTTGTGATGAAAGGTAAACCCAAAGTTCGAAAAATTTCTGATTTATTAAAAGAACGCGGAATGTTGTACGAATCTTCTATTTTTCCTGCAAGCGGATATGCCATAAGAGATAGAAACTTAGTCACTTCCCAAAATCCATTCTCAGGAGAAGAGTTCACCAAACTATACTTAGATGCCCTTAAGGATTCCCTAAAAAAATCCTCTTTTTGA
- a CDS encoding MBL fold metallo-hydrolase, with amino-acid sequence MVMAEKTNLLKKQNLSSILLYVSFVFFFSHCVLSPSGNLTNYDSYFPHHNGTDPIPKGKVRATFLGTSSILLDDGETQILTDGFFSRPSIWKTAFSKIESDPKTVLSVIEKAKINRLQAIFVCHSHYDHVMDAPFVAKQTKAKLYGSSSTLNVGTGAGLTSEQMQKFIPGKPITIGKFTITVLESKHTPPFRILGKTNATDPNHPNIESPLIQPVKAMDFIEGGTFDFFIQHGKNKILIKSSTNFVEGALDKFNADVLFLGIAQISLQSISFQDEYLNQTIQTLKPKLIIPIHWDNFFKSLSEPLEPNLQLGDDFDANMSSILKRTEGQKMEIKLLQGFESIDLF; translated from the coding sequence ATGGTTATGGCAGAGAAAACAAATCTTCTTAAAAAACAAAATCTTTCCTCAATCCTTCTCTATGTTTCCTTCGTTTTCTTTTTTTCCCATTGTGTCCTTAGTCCTTCTGGGAATTTAACCAATTACGATTCTTACTTCCCGCATCATAATGGAACGGATCCCATTCCAAAAGGAAAAGTCCGAGCCACATTTTTAGGAACCTCCTCTATTCTGTTAGATGATGGAGAAACTCAAATTTTAACCGATGGATTTTTTTCTAGACCATCCATTTGGAAAACAGCATTTTCCAAAATAGAATCAGATCCTAAGACAGTTTTGTCAGTCATCGAAAAGGCAAAAATCAACCGACTCCAAGCAATTTTTGTCTGTCATTCCCATTATGATCATGTGATGGATGCACCATTTGTCGCCAAACAAACAAAGGCGAAATTATACGGTTCTTCTTCCACTCTCAATGTAGGAACGGGAGCTGGACTTACTTCAGAACAAATGCAAAAGTTTATACCAGGAAAACCGATCACAATCGGAAAGTTTACCATCACTGTTTTGGAATCCAAACACACACCTCCCTTCCGAATCCTTGGCAAAACAAATGCAACAGATCCCAATCATCCAAATATTGAATCACCTCTCATTCAACCTGTAAAAGCTATGGATTTTATCGAAGGAGGAACTTTTGATTTTTTCATCCAACATGGAAAAAATAAAATTTTAATCAAAAGTAGTACAAACTTTGTAGAAGGTGCATTGGACAAATTCAATGCGGATGTTTTGTTTTTAGGAATAGCGCAAATTTCTCTTCAAAGCATTTCCTTTCAAGACGAGTATTTGAATCAAACCATACAAACTTTAAAACCCAAACTAATCATTCCTATCCATTGGGATAATTTTTTCAAATCCCTTTCGGAACCACTAGAACCCAATCTGCAATTGGGAGATGATTTTGATGCCAATATGAGTTCTATTTTAAAAAGAACGGAAGGACAAAAAATGGAAATCAAGTTGTTACAAGGTTTTGAATCCATCGATTTGTTTTAG
- a CDS encoding SDR family oxidoreductase codes for MKSINSELPVVVTGGSGYIASWIVKYLLEDGKNVRATVRSLKDTSKIEHLLELKEKYKDKLTLFEADLLLDGSFDKAIEGTELVIHTASPFFVAGIKDAQKQLIDPALQGTRNVLESCNRILSVKRVVLTSSVAAIHGDNIDSLQVPNQTFTEEHWNTTSNLNHQPYAYSKTLAEKEAWEIQKRQSRWDLVVINPSFVMGPSLSKRMDGTSVEFMKNMLKGVFRTGVPDTKMGFVDVRDVAKAHILAGFTPSAKGRHITSAEVMPMLGAAKIIKENFGNKYSVPTGNLPKALVYVIGPFFGLSWGYTKNNIGQPLNLNNEFSKTDLSLTYRPLKETFVDHVNQMESAGLL; via the coding sequence ATGAAATCTATCAATTCAGAATTACCCGTTGTTGTCACTGGAGGTTCAGGATACATTGCATCTTGGATCGTTAAATATTTGTTAGAAGATGGAAAGAACGTAAGGGCGACAGTTCGCAGCCTAAAAGATACTTCCAAAATTGAACATTTACTCGAGTTAAAAGAAAAGTATAAAGACAAACTCACTTTGTTTGAAGCGGATCTTTTGTTAGATGGAAGTTTTGATAAAGCCATTGAAGGTACAGAACTTGTCATTCATACAGCTTCTCCTTTTTTTGTTGCCGGGATTAAAGATGCACAAAAACAATTAATTGATCCGGCATTACAAGGCACAAGAAATGTTCTTGAATCCTGCAATCGTATTTTGTCTGTTAAGCGAGTTGTTTTAACTTCGAGTGTGGCAGCGATTCATGGAGATAATATCGATTCATTACAAGTTCCGAACCAAACTTTCACAGAAGAACATTGGAATACAACAAGCAACCTGAATCACCAACCTTATGCCTATTCGAAAACTTTGGCTGAAAAAGAAGCATGGGAAATTCAAAAAAGACAATCCCGTTGGGATTTGGTTGTGATCAATCCATCTTTTGTGATGGGGCCATCTCTTTCTAAACGTATGGATGGAACGAGTGTGGAGTTTATGAAAAATATGTTGAAGGGAGTTTTTCGCACTGGTGTTCCTGATACAAAGATGGGATTTGTTGATGTAAGAGATGTTGCAAAAGCACATATTTTGGCGGGTTTTACACCGAGTGCAAAGGGAAGGCATATTACTTCCGCCGAAGTAATGCCGATGTTAGGTGCCGCAAAAATCATTAAAGAAAATTTTGGAAACAAATATTCTGTTCCCACAGGAAATCTTCCTAAGGCTCTGGTTTATGTGATTGGTCCCTTTTTTGGATTATCCTGGGGTTATACAAAAAATAACATTGGCCAACCATTAAATTTAAATAACGAGTTTAGCAAAACAGATTTATCTCTAACCTATCGGCCGTTAAAAGAAACTTTTGTGGATCATGTAAATCAAATGGAAAGTGCGGGATTGTTGTGA
- a CDS encoding DUF4269 domain-containing protein, with amino-acid sequence MQSLQTNPFLGTDYLQFGNSKQQALAKDLEEWKILKSLHGFKPTLVGTIPLDIDTDSSDVDILVKFNIPAHLQKICYAKFRNLPNYSFSEKTVALRVTLICRFETKNFHYEIFGQSVEPTEQFGWIHMMVENRFLTLADPTFREEIRNLKKQGIKTEPAFCQILDLKGDPYKTLVLWNQKSDEQFKELLLQRGFQTIPN; translated from the coding sequence ATGCAATCCCTCCAAACCAATCCGTTTCTCGGTACAGACTACTTACAGTTCGGTAATTCCAAACAACAGGCATTGGCAAAGGATTTAGAAGAATGGAAAATTCTAAAATCTCTACATGGTTTTAAACCGACTCTCGTCGGAACAATTCCTTTGGATATCGATACGGATTCTAGTGATGTAGATATATTAGTTAAATTTAATATTCCTGCTCATTTACAAAAGATTTGTTATGCTAAGTTTCGCAATTTACCAAACTATAGTTTTTCTGAAAAAACAGTTGCACTTCGAGTCACTTTGATTTGTCGATTTGAAACTAAAAATTTTCATTATGAAATCTTTGGACAATCAGTGGAACCAACTGAACAATTTGGATGGATACATATGATGGTAGAAAATCGATTTTTAACATTGGCGGATCCAACATTCCGAGAGGAAATTCGTAATTTAAAAAAACAAGGTATCAAAACAGAACCTGCCTTTTGTCAAATTTTGGATTTAAAGGGAGATCCTTATAAAACATTAGTTTTATGGAATCAAAAATCGGATGAACAGTTTAAAGAACTACTTTTGCAAAGAGGGTTTCAAACCATTCCAAACTGA
- a CDS encoding alpha-ketoglutarate-dependent dioxygenase AlkB family protein: protein MHLFHRTESENLLPYDGVLLYIRDFLPTEEADLFFLSLLDGIEWKPDEAILYGKHITTKRSVAWYAEKGFSYRYSGTTKTALPWSPALLELKTKVELASKEKFNSCLLNLYHDGSEGMAWHSDDETSLRPNSTIASVSLGAERIFRYKHKKTGEQVELQLEHGSLLLMKDVIQRFWLHSLPKAMKIKRPRINLTFRQFGMV, encoded by the coding sequence ATGCACTTATTTCACCGAACTGAATCCGAAAATCTTTTACCTTATGATGGGGTTTTGTTGTACATCCGGGATTTTCTCCCCACCGAGGAAGCAGATCTGTTTTTTCTCTCCCTTCTGGACGGGATCGAATGGAAACCAGATGAAGCCATCCTCTATGGAAAACACATCACCACCAAACGAAGTGTGGCTTGGTATGCGGAAAAAGGATTTTCTTACCGGTATTCGGGAACTACAAAAACTGCCTTACCTTGGTCTCCTGCACTTTTAGAATTAAAAACGAAGGTGGAGTTGGCATCGAAAGAAAAGTTCAACTCCTGCCTTTTGAATTTATATCATGATGGAAGTGAAGGGATGGCTTGGCATAGCGATGACGAAACATCTTTACGTCCTAATTCAACAATTGCATCAGTAAGTTTGGGAGCCGAACGAATCTTTCGATACAAACATAAAAAAACGGGAGAGCAGGTGGAGTTGCAGTTAGAACATGGGAGTTTGCTTTTAATGAAAGATGTCATCCAAAGGTTTTGGTTGCATTCCCTTCCTAAAGCAATGAAGATCAAACGACCAAGAATTAATTTGACCTTTCGTCAGTTTGGAATGGTTTGA
- a CDS encoding suppressor of fused domain protein — protein MNPITPKVLYQEANPYGSFTAFLEDDGRTIYLYLQSHNNPEWPMKTLWVRNLIDAPDARVDEDFDVGLAPVLTKSEITDPNAQTSLTEDQIHFIWSEEGDGVALFVEEELQAYLPSWSGIKGIHGYAKFAKEEAPTASPLGDPENGVIAERVRANRKFWESVAEKDHWKKAQKLRLDFLESKLGKHEKYWSADGGKYPSLGIASFLPKEFPGIKIFSTIGMSVQNQPSIELYHKDYENFSRIELVFAIQLLKDTEDKSETWIQHVLGEMVKFPWNTGIWFGHSHTIQNPRKDPDQLYLDFNWFVLRNVTDEIEQGSKESLPNLHGLTTENGKRANFLVLTPIATEERICFMREGSAKFWETWKKEGYSFFHDSERRMLEF, from the coding sequence ATGAATCCCATTACCCCTAAAGTTTTATACCAAGAAGCAAATCCTTACGGTTCTTTTACTGCCTTTTTAGAAGATGATGGAAGAACCATTTATTTATACTTACAATCACATAACAACCCTGAGTGGCCAATGAAAACACTTTGGGTTCGTAACTTAATTGATGCACCCGACGCCCGTGTGGATGAGGATTTTGATGTTGGTCTTGCTCCCGTGTTAACCAAATCAGAAATCACAGATCCAAATGCACAAACTTCTCTTACCGAAGACCAAATCCATTTTATTTGGTCAGAAGAAGGTGATGGAGTGGCATTGTTTGTGGAAGAAGAACTTCAAGCTTATCTTCCTTCTTGGTCAGGGATCAAAGGGATTCATGGATATGCAAAGTTTGCAAAAGAAGAAGCCCCTACTGCCTCTCCCCTTGGTGATCCAGAAAACGGAGTGATTGCCGAACGAGTGCGGGCCAATCGAAAATTTTGGGAATCTGTTGCTGAAAAAGATCATTGGAAGAAAGCACAAAAACTGAGATTGGATTTTTTAGAATCAAAACTTGGGAAACATGAAAAGTATTGGTCTGCTGATGGCGGAAAGTATCCTTCTTTAGGAATCGCATCTTTTTTACCGAAAGAATTTCCTGGGATCAAAATCTTTTCCACGATTGGGATGAGTGTTCAAAACCAACCATCCATTGAACTCTATCATAAAGATTATGAAAACTTTTCAAGAATCGAACTCGTATTTGCCATCCAACTTCTAAAAGATACAGAAGATAAATCAGAAACATGGATCCAACATGTACTCGGAGAAATGGTAAAGTTTCCTTGGAACACAGGAATTTGGTTTGGACATTCACATACAATTCAAAATCCAAGAAAAGATCCTGACCAACTCTATCTAGACTTCAATTGGTTCGTTCTACGTAACGTCACAGACGAAATAGAGCAAGGTTCTAAGGAATCACTACCAAACCTTCACGGACTCACTACGGAGAATGGGAAACGCGCTAATTTTCTTGTATTAACACCCATCGCAACAGAAGAACGAATTTGTTTTATGCGAGAAGGTTCTGCAAAATTTTGGGAAACGTGGAAAAAAGAAGGATATAGTTTCTTTCACGACAGCGAACGAAGGATGTTAGAATTCTAA
- a CDS encoding synaptic vesicle VAT-1 family membrane protein, whose protein sequence is MLREVYRIEKTGSLDHLQRKSESLSEPEGDEVTVEVKAIGLNFADVFAIYGLYSATPKESFIPGLEFAGKIVKKGPKVKDFEIGDSVFGVTRFGAYATHLNISEKTVFPLPKGWSMQDGAAFVVQALTAYYALVPLGQVKEGDHVLIHSAAGGVGIMAGHIAKKKKAITIGLVGDSVKFSILKDVGYDYFLIRSPKFKQEMRKILSEHPLKIVLECLGGRYFHDSYDLLAPMGRLVTYGSANFTPSHSFRNWLSIAYSYLTRPKIDPLSMISDNKSVMGFNLIWLWNEIDELRKHFSDLMMLSLPKQTIGYEFTFDSIHDALRTFQSGQTIGKIVITVS, encoded by the coding sequence ATGTTAAGAGAAGTCTACCGCATTGAAAAAACCGGATCACTAGATCATCTGCAAAGGAAATCAGAATCACTAAGTGAACCAGAAGGTGATGAAGTTACCGTTGAAGTGAAAGCCATTGGTCTGAACTTTGCCGATGTATTTGCAATTTATGGTTTGTACTCAGCAACTCCAAAGGAAAGTTTCATTCCCGGATTGGAATTTGCAGGAAAAATCGTGAAAAAAGGCCCAAAAGTTAAGGATTTTGAGATCGGCGACTCTGTGTTTGGTGTGACAAGGTTTGGCGCATACGCAACTCATCTAAACATTTCAGAAAAAACAGTATTCCCTCTGCCTAAGGGTTGGTCGATGCAAGATGGCGCTGCATTTGTGGTACAAGCACTCACTGCATACTATGCACTCGTTCCACTCGGACAAGTGAAAGAAGGAGATCATGTTCTGATTCATAGTGCTGCTGGTGGTGTCGGAATCATGGCAGGACATATTGCGAAGAAAAAAAAAGCAATTACCATCGGTCTTGTTGGTGATTCCGTTAAGTTTTCTATCTTAAAAGACGTTGGTTATGATTATTTTCTCATTAGATCTCCTAAATTTAAACAAGAGATGAGGAAAATTTTATCAGAACATCCGTTAAAAATAGTTTTAGAATGTTTAGGTGGTCGTTATTTTCACGACAGTTATGATCTCTTGGCACCAATGGGAAGACTTGTTACCTATGGCAGTGCGAACTTCACACCATCACATTCATTCCGAAATTGGTTATCCATCGCATATTCTTACCTCACAAGACCAAAAATTGATCCATTATCCATGATTTCAGACAATAAATCGGTGATGGGATTCAATTTAATATGGTTGTGGAATGAAATTGATGAACTTCGAAAACATTTTTCCGATTTAATGATGTTATCACTACCAAAACAAACCATTGGGTATGAGTTTACCTTTGATTCGATACACGATGCACTCCGTACATTTCAATCGGGACAAACAATTGGTAAGATCGTTATCACAGTTTCGTAG
- the gcvT gene encoding glycine cleavage system aminomethyltransferase GcvT: MGAKMVPFGGWDMPVQYTGIIQEHLTTRSAAGLFDVSHMGEIFVTGNEADVLSFLESVTCNTITGMKVGQVQYNAVVNENGGLVDDITVYKFSDSKYMICSNASNYPAVTKHLETYKKGNVTVVDDSKNWHQIALQGPKADEIFSKYLGKDLSSILYYHFEEMNWKGETIIVSRTGYTGEDGFEIYTSNTLGVNIWKDLLEIGKDFGLVPVGLGARDTLRLEAKYPLYGHELNAEWTPVESGINFIVKEKPAPYLGYTRIIADKKNGPKRKVVGIRLLEPGVLRENFPIFSADGKEIGKSTSGTHSPSRKESLGLAILDTEFAKNQMEVFVEIRGQKKLAKVETGAFIQGSVRNNR; this comes from the coding sequence ATGGGAGCCAAGATGGTTCCTTTTGGCGGTTGGGACATGCCTGTGCAATATACGGGGATCATCCAAGAACATTTAACTACAAGATCCGCTGCGGGACTCTTTGATGTATCCCATATGGGTGAAATTTTTGTCACAGGGAACGAAGCCGATGTTCTTTCTTTCTTAGAATCAGTCACTTGTAACACCATCACTGGGATGAAAGTAGGCCAAGTGCAGTACAATGCAGTGGTAAATGAAAATGGTGGGCTTGTGGATGATATCACTGTTTATAAATTCAGTGATTCAAAGTATATGATTTGTTCGAATGCATCCAATTATCCAGCAGTAACAAAACATTTAGAAACATATAAAAAAGGGAACGTTACTGTTGTTGATGATAGTAAAAACTGGCATCAAATTGCATTACAAGGCCCAAAAGCAGATGAAATTTTTTCTAAGTATCTTGGTAAGGATTTAAGTTCTATCCTCTATTATCATTTTGAAGAAATGAATTGGAAAGGTGAAACCATCATCGTATCTCGCACAGGTTATACGGGAGAAGATGGATTTGAAATTTATACATCCAACACACTCGGTGTCAACATTTGGAAAGATTTGTTAGAAATTGGAAAAGATTTTGGTCTGGTTCCTGTAGGTCTTGGCGCTCGTGACACACTAAGACTTGAAGCAAAATACCCGCTGTATGGCCATGAACTGAATGCAGAATGGACTCCTGTAGAATCCGGAATCAACTTTATCGTCAAAGAAAAACCTGCCCCTTACTTGGGATATACGCGCATCATTGCGGATAAAAAGAATGGTCCCAAACGAAAAGTTGTGGGGATTCGCCTTTTAGAACCCGGTGTTTTACGAGAAAATTTCCCCATTTTCTCTGCAGATGGGAAAGAAATTGGCAAATCCACATCTGGAACCCACTCACCCAGCAGGAAAGAATCCCTAGGACTTGCCATTCTCGACACCGAATTCGCCAAAAACCAAATGGAAGTATTTGTGGAGATTCGTGGACAAAAGAAATTGGCTAAAGTAGAGACTGGTGCCTTCATCCAAGGCAGTGTCCGAAACAATCGCTAA
- the gcvH gene encoding glycine cleavage system protein GcvH, with product MADTQARDGYYYTEKHEWVKVEGDVALIGITDFAQNALGDIVFIDLPKPGKQIKSKDSLGTIESVKAAEDLYSPISGEVVETNASLGSNPAAVNAEPFDTWMVKLKNIQTSELGNLLSAAQYKEYVSKLD from the coding sequence ATGGCAGATACACAAGCAAGAGATGGATATTATTATACTGAAAAACATGAATGGGTCAAAGTCGAAGGTGACGTGGCTCTGATTGGAATCACTGACTTTGCACAAAATGCACTAGGTGATATTGTATTCATCGACCTTCCTAAACCAGGAAAACAAATCAAATCCAAAGACAGTCTAGGAACCATTGAATCGGTCAAAGCTGCCGAAGATTTGTATTCACCCATTTCTGGTGAAGTGGTAGAAACAAATGCAAGTCTTGGTTCCAACCCAGCTGCAGTGAATGCGGAACCATTTGATACTTGGATGGTAAAATTAAAAAACATCCAAACATCCGAACTCGGAAATCTTTTATCCGCAGCGCAGTACAAAGAATACGTATCGAAATTAGATTAA